The following coding sequences lie in one Pecten maximus unplaced genomic scaffold, xPecMax1.1, whole genome shotgun sequence genomic window:
- the LOC117321201 gene encoding flocculation protein FLO11-like: MDTLSLFNVHLSCEPEPTPLVFIERLRCEPEPTPLDIIERLSCKSEPTPLDFIERLSCEPEPTPLDFIERLSCEPEPTPLDIIERLTCKPEPTPLDIIERLRCEPEPTPLGFIECLSCEPEPTPLDFIERLSCEPEPTPLDIIERLRCEPEPTPLDCIERLRCEPEPTPLDFIERLSCKSEPTPLDFIERLRCKPEPTPLDFIERLRCEPEPTPLDFIERLRCVPEPTPLDFIERLSCEPEPTPLDFIERLSCEPEPTPLDFIERLTCKPEPTPLDFIERLRCEPEPTPLDFIERLRCEPEPTPLGFIEHLSCEPEPTPLDFIERLRCEPEPTPLDFIERLRCEPEPTPLGFIECLRCEPEPTPLDCIERLRCEPEPTPLDFIERLSCEPEPTPLDCIERLRCEPEPTPLDFIERLRCEPEPTPLGFIERLSCEPEPTPLDFIERLRCEPEPTPLDFI, encoded by the exons ATGG ATACGTTATCATTATTTAATGTGCATCTGAGCTGTGAGCCCGAACCCACTCCCTTGGTTTTTATTGAACGTCTGAGGTGTGAGCCCGAACCCACTCCCTTGGACATTATTGAACGGCTGAGCTGTAAGTCCGAACCCACTCCCTTGGACTTTATTGAACGTCTGAGCTGTGAGCCCGAACCCACTCCCTTGGACTTCATTGAACGTCTGAGCTGTGAGCCCGAACCCACTCCCTTGGACATTATTGAACGTCTGACCTGTAAGCCCGAACCCACTCCCTTGGACATTATTGAACGTCTGAGGTGTGAGCCCGAACCCACTCCCTTGGGCTTTATTGAATGTCTGAGCTGTGAGCCCGAACCCACTCCCTTGGACTTCATTGAACGTCTGAGCTGTGAGCCCGAACCCACTCCCTTGGACATTATTGAACGTCTGAGGTGTGAGCCCGAACCCACTCCCTTGGACTGTATTGAACGTCTGAGGTGTGAGCCCGAACCCACTCCCTTGGACTTTATTGAACGTCTGAGCTGTAAGTCCGAACCCACTCCCTTGGACTTTATTGAACGTCTGAGGTGTAAGCCCGAACCCACTCCCTTGGACTTTATTGAACGTCTGAGGTGTGAGCCCGAACCCACTCCCTTGGACTTTATTGAACGTCTGAGGTGTGTGCCCGAACCCACTCCCTTGGACTTTATTGAACGTCTGAGCTGTGAGCCCGAACCCACTCCCTTGGATTTTATTGAACGTCTGAGCTGTGAGCCCGAACCCACTCCCTTGGACTTTATTGAACGTCTGACCTGTAAGCCCGAACCCACTCCCTTGGACTTTATTGAACGTCTGAGGTGTGAGCCCGAACCCACTCCCTTGGACTTTATTGAACGTCTGAGATGTGAGCCCGAACCCACTCCCTTGGGCTTTATTGAACATCTGAGCTGTGAGCCCGAACCCACTCCCTTGGACTTTATTGAACGTCTGAGATGTGAGCCCGAACCCACTCCCTTGGACTTTATTGAACGTCTGAGATGTGAGCCCGAACCCACTCCCTTGGGCTTTATTGAATGTCTGAGGTGTGAGCCCGAACCCACTCCCTTGGACTGTATTGAACGTCTGAGGTGTGAGCCCGAACCCACTCCCTTGGACTTTATTGAACGTCTAAGCTGTGAGCCCGAACCCACTCCCTTGGACTGTATTGAACGTCTGAGGTGTGAGCCCGAACCCACTCCCTTGGACTTTATTGAACGTCTGAGATGTGAGCCCGAACCCACTCCCTTGGGCTTTATTGAACGTCTGAGCTGTGAGCCCGAACCCACTCCCTTGGACTTTATTGAACGTCTGAGATGTGAGCCCGAACCCACTCCCTTGGACTTTATTTAA
- the LOC117321203 gene encoding proline-rich extensin-like protein EPR1, which yields MLPVLTRIPVSKSPANIPPVLTRIPVSKSPANIPPVLTRIPVSKSPANIPPVLTRIPVSKSPANIPPVLARIPVSKSPANIPPVLTRIPVSKSPPVLTRIPVSKSPANIPPVLARIPVSKSPPVLTRIPVSKSPANIPPVLTRIPVSKSPADIPPVLTRIPVSKSPATIPPVLTRIPVSKSPATIPPVLTRIPVSKSPANIPPVLTRIPVSKSPPVLTRIPVSKSPANIPPVLARIPVSKSPLVLTRIPVSKSTANIPPVLTRIPVSKSPPVLTRIPVSKSPPVLTRIPVSKSPANIPPVLTRIPVSKSPANIPPVLTRIPVSESPANIPPVLTRIPVSKSPANIPPVLTRIPVSKSPATIPPVLTRIPVSESPANIPN from the coding sequence ATGTTGCCAGTATTGACTCGTATTCCAGTCAGTAAGTCACCAGccaatatccctccagtattgACTCGTATTCCAGTCAGTAAGTCACCAGccaatatccctccagtattgACTCGTATTCCAGTCAGTAAGTCACCAGccaatatccctccagtattgACTCGTATTCCAGTCAGTAAGTCACCAGccaatatccctccagtattgGCTCGTATTCCAGTCAGTAAGTCACCAGccaatatccctccagtattgACTCGTATTCCAGTCAGTAAGTCACCTCCAGTATTGACTCGTATTCCAGTCAGTAAGTCACCAGccaatatccctccagtattgGCTCGTATTCCAGTCAGTAAGTCACCTCCAGTATTGACTCGTATTCCAGTCAGTAAGTCACCAGccaatatccctccagtattgACTCGTATTCCAGTCAGTAAGTCACCAGCCGATATCCCTCCAGTATTGACTCGTATTCCAGTCAGTAAGTCACCAGCCACTATCCCTCCAGTATTGACTCGTATTCCAGTCAGTAAGTCACCAGCCACTATCCCTCCAGTATTGACTCGTATTCCAGTCAGTAAGTCACCAGccaatatccctccagtattgACTCGTATTCCAGTCAGTAAGTCACCTCCAGTATTGACTCGTATTCCAGTCAGTAAGTCACCAGccaatatccctccagtattgGCTCGTATTCCAGTCAGTAAGTCACCTCTAGTATTGACTCGTATTCCAGTCAGTAAGTCAACAGccaatatccctccagtattgACTCGTATTCCAGTCAGTAAGTCACCTCCAGTATTGACTCGTATTCCAGTCAGTAAGTCACCTCCAGTATTGACTCGTATTCCAGTCAGTAAGTCACCAGccaatatccctccagtattgACTCGTATTCCAGTCAGTAAGTCACCAGccaatatccctccagtattgACTCGTATTCCAGTCAGTGAGTCACCAGccaatatccctccagtattgACTCGTATTCCAGTCAGTAAGTCACCAGccaatatccctccagtattgACTCGTATTCCAGTCAGTAAGTCACCAGCCACTATCCCTCCAGTATTGACTCGTATTCCAGTCAGTGAGTCACCAGCCAATATCCCTAACTAA